From a region of the Vibrio orientalis CIP 102891 = ATCC 33934 genome:
- a CDS encoding GNAT family N-acetyltransferase has product MRRLSSERLTLRMVEQKDAEFILELYSSEDFLRFVGDKGINTVGDAQLYIQNNIHAMHEVHGVCLLLVERSDTKEKLGVCGLIKRPELTAYDIGYGFKPAAYGQGYGYEAGQAVIACARTQPEIDELVAITTSDNGASQALLTKLGFTYVKVQEAISDTVDLLLYQMSLDSE; this is encoded by the coding sequence ATGCGCAGACTGTCTAGTGAGCGACTAACGTTAAGGATGGTAGAGCAAAAGGATGCAGAATTTATCCTCGAGCTATACAGCAGTGAAGACTTCCTTCGTTTTGTTGGTGATAAAGGCATTAACACAGTTGGTGATGCTCAGTTGTACATACAAAACAACATTCACGCTATGCATGAGGTACATGGTGTTTGCCTTCTGCTGGTGGAGCGTAGCGACACCAAAGAAAAGCTCGGTGTGTGTGGACTGATAAAACGTCCAGAGCTTACGGCTTACGACATCGGTTATGGTTTTAAACCTGCCGCTTATGGTCAAGGTTATGGATATGAAGCGGGGCAAGCAGTAATAGCGTGTGCTCGTACACAGCCCGAAATCGATGAACTGGTAGCAATAACAACCTCAGACAACGGGGCTAGCCAAGCGTTGTTAACTAAACTCGGTTTTACCTATGTCAAAGTTCAAGAGGCAATAAGTGATACAGTAGATTTATTGTTATATCAAATGAGTCTGGATAGTGAGTGA
- a CDS encoding DUF4174 domain-containing protein produces MRSALILSITLLYSATAWTYPAYATHYQHRSVIYFAPTNDEHVKQFLLETLINDCELQDRDLITMVVTEDGFTNPVWVKHEFNLSALFDVYDVKPGSHTAVLIGKDGTEKLRWGKQTNWELIKQTIDVMPIRQYEIETRNSPCSA; encoded by the coding sequence ATGCGCTCTGCTTTAATACTCAGCATTACATTACTATACAGCGCAACGGCGTGGACATACCCAGCGTACGCGACGCATTATCAGCATCGCAGCGTGATCTATTTCGCTCCGACCAATGATGAGCACGTGAAGCAGTTTTTACTTGAAACTCTGATTAACGATTGCGAACTGCAAGACAGAGACTTGATCACCATGGTGGTGACTGAAGACGGCTTTACCAACCCCGTTTGGGTCAAACATGAATTTAATCTAAGTGCACTATTTGATGTTTATGACGTAAAGCCCGGCAGTCATACCGCGGTACTCATTGGCAAGGATGGTACAGAAAAGCTGCGTTGGGGAAAGCAAACAAACTGGGAATTGATTAAACAAACTATTGATGTCATGCCAATTCGACAATATGAGATTGAGACTAGAAATAGTCCATGTTCGGCTTAG
- a CDS encoding ABC transporter ATP-binding protein, producing MSKALLDLTQLGMKFPTPNGEFIALKNVNLQIKKGEFISLIGHSGCGKSTVLNLVAGLHFPTDGGVIVDGREVSGPGPERAVVFQNHSLLPWLTVYQNVELAAKQVVNKYVGKQESKVWIKEQVEHYLQLIQMSHSADKRPDEISGGMKQRVGIARALALKPKVMLMDEPFGALDALTRAHLQDSLMNIQADLNNTVIMITHDVDEAVLLSDKIVMMTNGPAATIGEVLSIDLPRPRDRVALADDPQYQKYRQAVLRFLYEKQSKPTAPIKSTEQKELEVPAKTA from the coding sequence ATGTCTAAAGCATTACTAGATTTAACTCAGTTGGGTATGAAGTTCCCGACGCCGAACGGGGAATTTATTGCCCTTAAAAACGTTAACCTCCAAATCAAAAAAGGAGAGTTTATTTCGCTAATTGGACATTCAGGTTGTGGTAAATCGACCGTACTGAACCTTGTTGCTGGTCTCCATTTTCCTACTGATGGTGGAGTGATAGTTGATGGCCGAGAAGTGAGTGGGCCGGGGCCAGAGCGTGCGGTGGTTTTCCAAAATCATTCTCTGCTTCCTTGGTTAACGGTCTATCAAAACGTCGAGCTTGCCGCAAAGCAAGTAGTCAATAAGTACGTAGGTAAACAAGAGAGTAAGGTGTGGATTAAAGAACAAGTGGAGCACTACCTTCAACTGATTCAAATGTCTCATTCTGCAGACAAAAGACCTGATGAAATCTCGGGTGGTATGAAGCAGCGAGTGGGTATAGCGCGTGCCTTAGCTTTGAAACCGAAAGTGATGCTGATGGATGAACCATTTGGTGCTCTAGACGCTTTAACACGGGCCCACTTGCAAGACTCATTAATGAATATTCAGGCTGATCTAAACAACACAGTCATCATGATTACCCACGATGTTGATGAAGCAGTATTGCTGTCAGATAAAATTGTCATGATGACCAACGGACCAGCTGCGACCATTGGTGAAGTATTGTCGATTGACCTACCAAGACCTAGAGATCGCGTTGCTCTTGCTGATGATCCCCAGTATCAAAAATATCGCCAAGCAGTGTTACGTTTTCTGTATGAGAAACAGTCTAAACCCACTGCGCCAATCAAGAGCACAGAGCAGAAAGAGCTAGAAGTGCCTGCCAAGACTGCCTAA
- the nirD gene encoding nitrite reductase small subunit NirD — protein MDTLIQERICRLDELPPYQGCSAMIGGEQVALFNIPSAGVFAVQNWDPIGQAFVISRGIVGDVKGQLCVASPLYKQHFCLKSGQCIENDEVKLCVYPVAVENGNVVLTLN, from the coding sequence ATGGATACACTTATACAAGAGAGGATTTGTCGCTTAGACGAGTTACCGCCTTACCAAGGTTGTAGCGCAATGATAGGTGGTGAGCAGGTGGCACTGTTCAATATTCCTTCTGCTGGTGTCTTTGCTGTGCAAAACTGGGATCCTATCGGCCAAGCCTTTGTGATCAGTCGTGGCATTGTCGGTGATGTTAAGGGCCAGTTGTGTGTAGCCTCTCCCCTTTATAAACAGCACTTCTGTCTTAAATCGGGTCAGTGTATCGAAAATGATGAAGTGAAGTTGTGTGTGTATCCCGTTGCTGTTGAGAATGGTAACGTGGTCCTCACTCTAAATTAG
- a CDS encoding exonuclease SbcCD subunit D — protein sequence MKFLHTSDWHLGRQFHNVSLLDDQNAVLQQITDYLQQHPVDALVIAGDIYDRSVPPTAAIELMNHFVEQVCGELKLPIILIPGNHDGAERLGFASKQMKESGLHIISNFRDMVTPIVLDSDIGPVAFYGMPYNDPELVRHHFKQSVSTHDEAHQHLCEEIKKSFEDGTKNVLISHCFVDGAIESESERPLSIGGSDRVSHEHFVDFDYVALGHLHQPQKKGEEHIRYSGSLMKYSFSEQHQKKGMTLVELDEGGFKSATHIDLKAPHQMRIIEGELDEILSQGKTDPNSEDYLLVRLMDKHAILNPMDKLRVVYPNVLHLEKPGMLIGTEQEMAVAKLARSEADMFRDFFLEAQDAKLSEEQDKAITDIIKQLSQQ from the coding sequence ATGAAATTTCTTCACACATCTGATTGGCACCTAGGTCGCCAATTTCACAATGTTTCTCTACTCGATGATCAAAACGCTGTATTGCAGCAAATAACTGACTATTTACAGCAGCACCCTGTCGATGCGTTGGTGATTGCGGGTGATATTTACGATCGTTCTGTGCCTCCGACAGCCGCGATAGAGTTAATGAATCATTTTGTTGAACAAGTGTGTGGTGAGCTTAAACTGCCTATCATTCTGATCCCGGGTAACCACGATGGTGCTGAGCGACTGGGTTTTGCCTCAAAACAGATGAAAGAATCTGGCCTGCATATCATTTCAAATTTTAGAGACATGGTTACACCGATAGTTTTGGATAGCGATATAGGGCCAGTTGCTTTCTATGGCATGCCATACAACGATCCTGAGCTAGTTCGTCACCATTTCAAACAGTCAGTATCTACTCATGACGAAGCCCATCAGCATTTATGTGAAGAGATCAAAAAGAGCTTCGAGGATGGCACAAAGAACGTATTGATTAGTCATTGCTTTGTTGATGGTGCGATTGAATCAGAATCGGAGCGCCCGTTGTCTATTGGTGGTTCAGATCGTGTTAGTCACGAACATTTTGTCGACTTCGATTACGTGGCACTTGGTCACTTGCACCAACCGCAAAAAAAAGGCGAGGAGCACATTCGCTACTCGGGCTCCCTGATGAAATACAGCTTTTCAGAACAGCATCAGAAAAAAGGTATGACGCTGGTCGAGTTAGATGAAGGTGGCTTTAAGTCGGCCACCCACATTGACCTGAAAGCTCCTCATCAGATGCGCATTATTGAAGGTGAATTGGACGAAATCTTATCGCAAGGGAAAACCGATCCGAATAGTGAAGACTACCTGTTGGTGCGTTTGATGGACAAGCACGCCATCTTAAACCCAATGGACAAGTTGAGAGTCGTCTACCCCAACGTTTTGCATCTAGAAAAGCCAGGTATGTTGATTGGTACTGAACAAGAAATGGCGGTGGCTAAGTTAGCTCGCAGTGAAGCAGATATGTTCCGAGATTTCTTCCTAGAGGCACAAGACGCAAAGTTGAGTGAGGAGCAAGACAAAGCTATCACCGACATTATCAAGCAACTAAGCCAGCAATAG
- the nirB gene encoding nitrite reductase large subunit NirB, with protein sequence MEHIVIVGNGMVGHHLVEQLIERGAHLEKKITVVGEERFIAYDRVQLSALFSGKSHQDLRLSSEEWYKMHGVALLLSSKVTNIDREGKNIILEEGRSLSYDQLVLATGSFPFVPPIEGNDRENILVYRTLDDLAEIKTACQGAKTGAVIGGGLLGLEAANALKLLGVETHVVEFAPRLMPVQLDDGAGNVLKEKIEALGLTVHTSTATERICDGEKANHRMVFKDAEPLEVDVIVFSAGIRPQDTLARQSGLNIGERGGIVIDDQCKTSDDAIYAIGECALWQEKIFGLVAPGYTMARVVADSLLGRANAGFTGADMSTKLKLLGVDVASIGDAHKTTEGAQEMLLQDAVAGIYKKLVVDKSGSQLLGAILVGDNSDYDALLQCYLNQTPLPDHAANLLFDTGMLQGEMVDSAIICSCHNVSKGDLVSAIQAGAHDLYSLKSQTKAGTGCGGCSNMVKTVLDAELVAMGVEVNNHICEHFELSRQDLFHICQVEEIKDFDTLISKHGKGHGCDLCKPTAASVFASLWNEHIMEPQHSSLQDSNDAFMANLQKDGSYSVVPRVAGGEITPDKLIVLGQVAKQYDLYTKITGGQRVDLFGAQVEHLPEIWQALIEAGFETGHAYGKSLRTVKSCVGSTWCRYGVDDSVGLAIDLENRYKGLRAPHKIKFAVSGCTRECAEAQSKDIGVIATENGWNLYVCGNGGMRPRHADLIASDLSKLELIALIDRVLMFYVRTADRLQRTSVWLENLEGGLEYLKQVVIDDSLNIARSLEQQMQHVVDTYQCEWKSTLDKPEKLARFKPFINVDSESQALPYQRIRGQRIPVREEL encoded by the coding sequence ATGGAACATATTGTCATTGTCGGTAACGGTATGGTTGGGCATCACTTGGTGGAACAACTTATCGAGCGTGGAGCTCATTTAGAAAAAAAGATTACCGTTGTCGGTGAAGAGCGCTTCATTGCTTATGATCGAGTTCAGTTATCGGCCCTGTTTTCTGGCAAATCCCATCAAGATCTGAGGCTCAGCAGTGAAGAGTGGTACAAGATGCATGGTGTTGCTCTTCTGCTTAGCAGCAAGGTCACCAATATCGATCGAGAGGGTAAGAATATCATTCTCGAAGAGGGACGTTCACTCAGTTATGACCAATTGGTATTAGCGACGGGTTCATTCCCATTTGTGCCACCAATTGAAGGTAATGATCGAGAAAATATCCTTGTCTACCGAACGTTAGATGATCTTGCTGAAATTAAAACTGCATGTCAGGGAGCGAAAACGGGTGCAGTCATTGGCGGTGGTTTACTCGGCTTAGAAGCGGCGAATGCTTTGAAGCTGCTTGGTGTTGAAACCCACGTGGTTGAGTTTGCGCCTCGTTTAATGCCGGTTCAGCTTGATGATGGTGCAGGCAATGTGCTGAAAGAAAAAATTGAAGCGCTCGGGCTAACGGTCCATACGTCAACCGCAACAGAAAGAATTTGCGATGGAGAAAAGGCGAATCATCGCATGGTGTTTAAAGATGCTGAGCCACTCGAAGTTGATGTGATTGTGTTTTCTGCTGGTATTCGCCCGCAAGATACCCTAGCAAGGCAATCTGGCCTGAATATAGGTGAGCGAGGCGGCATTGTTATTGATGATCAATGTAAGACCAGTGACGACGCAATTTATGCGATTGGTGAGTGTGCCCTATGGCAAGAGAAAATCTTTGGTCTCGTAGCGCCGGGGTACACCATGGCTCGTGTGGTGGCTGATTCTCTACTTGGCAGAGCCAATGCTGGCTTTACTGGTGCTGATATGAGCACCAAACTTAAGTTACTTGGGGTAGATGTCGCGTCCATTGGTGATGCACACAAAACGACAGAAGGCGCTCAAGAGATGCTCCTGCAAGATGCGGTTGCAGGTATCTACAAAAAGTTGGTTGTCGATAAGTCAGGTAGCCAGTTACTAGGAGCGATTTTGGTCGGGGATAACTCTGATTATGATGCCTTGTTACAGTGCTATCTTAACCAGACCCCGCTGCCTGATCATGCTGCAAACCTGCTGTTTGATACGGGCATGCTACAAGGAGAGATGGTAGATAGTGCGATCATTTGTTCATGCCATAACGTCAGTAAAGGCGATTTAGTCAGTGCGATTCAAGCCGGTGCTCATGATCTCTATTCACTCAAGTCGCAAACCAAAGCCGGTACCGGTTGTGGTGGCTGTAGCAACATGGTCAAAACGGTATTGGATGCAGAGCTGGTGGCGATGGGCGTTGAGGTCAACAACCATATTTGCGAGCACTTTGAACTATCGAGACAAGACTTGTTCCATATCTGCCAGGTAGAGGAAATTAAAGACTTCGACACCTTGATTAGCAAGCATGGTAAGGGGCATGGCTGCGATCTATGTAAGCCGACGGCGGCTTCGGTTTTCGCATCGTTGTGGAATGAGCATATTATGGAACCGCAACACAGCAGTTTGCAAGACTCCAACGACGCTTTCATGGCCAACCTGCAAAAAGATGGTTCCTACTCAGTTGTTCCACGAGTTGCGGGTGGAGAAATAACCCCCGACAAGCTTATTGTGTTAGGTCAGGTGGCTAAGCAGTATGACCTTTACACCAAAATTACGGGCGGACAGCGAGTTGACCTGTTTGGCGCTCAAGTCGAGCATTTACCTGAAATATGGCAAGCATTGATTGAGGCTGGCTTTGAAACAGGCCACGCTTACGGGAAGTCGCTGAGAACCGTTAAGTCATGTGTTGGCTCAACTTGGTGTCGTTATGGTGTTGATGACTCGGTTGGTTTAGCAATTGATTTAGAGAATCGCTATAAAGGCCTTCGCGCACCGCACAAAATCAAATTTGCAGTATCTGGGTGCACCCGTGAATGTGCTGAAGCGCAGAGTAAGGATATTGGGGTAATCGCAACAGAAAACGGCTGGAATCTTTACGTGTGCGGTAATGGTGGGATGAGACCGAGGCATGCTGATTTAATCGCCTCAGATCTCTCTAAATTAGAGCTAATTGCACTGATTGATCGAGTACTAATGTTCTATGTACGTACTGCCGATCGCTTACAAAGAACCTCGGTATGGTTGGAGAACCTTGAAGGAGGCCTAGAGTACTTGAAACAGGTCGTTATTGATGATTCGTTGAATATTGCTCGGTCACTAGAGCAGCAAATGCAACACGTGGTGGATACCTATCAATGCGAATGGAAAAGTACGCTTGATAAGCCTGAGAAACTTGCGCGATTCAAACCGTTCATTAACGTTGATAGTGAGAGCCAAGCGTTACCTTATCAACGTATCCGTGGCCAACGTATACCAGTAAGGGAGGAATTGTAA
- the trxC gene encoding thioredoxin TrxC, whose product MSTFNTRCPSCSGVNRVPSERISESPNCGKCQTSLLDGAPIEGTESNFDAILNSPVPVVVDFWATWCNPCVGFAPVFSDVANERAKNVRFVKIDTEAQQNLAAKYQIRSIPTIMVFKNGKRVDVINGALPKGQFDQWLNQALLK is encoded by the coding sequence ATGTCTACCTTTAACACTCGATGCCCATCTTGCTCTGGCGTCAATCGTGTTCCATCTGAACGCATTTCAGAGTCGCCAAATTGTGGGAAATGCCAAACATCACTATTAGATGGAGCACCTATTGAAGGAACAGAGAGTAATTTTGACGCAATCCTAAATAGCCCTGTTCCTGTCGTCGTCGATTTTTGGGCGACTTGGTGCAATCCTTGTGTTGGCTTTGCACCGGTATTTTCAGACGTTGCCAACGAGCGAGCAAAAAACGTCCGCTTTGTAAAAATAGATACCGAAGCTCAGCAAAACCTTGCGGCTAAATACCAAATTAGAAGCATTCCAACCATCATGGTATTCAAGAACGGAAAAAGAGTTGATGTTATCAATGGAGCTTTGCCAAAAGGACAATTTGATCAATGGCTTAATCAAGCCTTACTGAAATAG
- a CDS encoding ABC transporter permease, translated as MSSNVISLIPSKKLVANKSKAFLLPIIGVLMFLMMWHLSARQVQTSLGTLPGPAQTYQQFSNLVVEHWQEGEKELAFIERQEKRNAAKLAKNPDAKVKIRPYTGKPTFFDQIVTSLVTVACGFLLATAIAIPLGIVLGLNQGVYQAFNPVIQLLKPVSPLAWLPIVTMVVSATYVSDDPMFAKSFVNSLLTVALCSLWPTLINTAVGVTSVDKDLVNVSRVLQLSWWQHIRVIVLPSAIPMIFTGLRLSLGIAWMVLIAAEMLAQNPGLGKFVWDEFQNGSSASLGRIMVAVITIGFIGLLLDRGMLQLQKWLSWNKQQALR; from the coding sequence ATGTCGAGCAATGTGATATCGCTAATCCCAAGTAAAAAGCTGGTCGCGAACAAAAGTAAAGCGTTTTTGCTGCCCATCATTGGCGTTCTGATGTTCCTAATGATGTGGCATCTAAGCGCGCGTCAGGTGCAAACATCGTTGGGGACTCTGCCGGGGCCCGCACAAACCTACCAACAGTTTAGTAATTTAGTTGTTGAGCATTGGCAGGAAGGTGAAAAAGAGCTCGCCTTTATCGAACGTCAAGAAAAGCGTAATGCGGCCAAATTGGCAAAAAATCCTGATGCGAAAGTGAAAATTAGACCTTATACCGGCAAGCCGACCTTTTTTGACCAAATTGTAACGAGTCTGGTGACAGTTGCGTGTGGTTTTTTGTTGGCGACAGCGATCGCCATTCCGCTTGGCATTGTGTTGGGTCTCAATCAAGGCGTCTATCAGGCATTTAACCCGGTGATTCAATTACTCAAACCTGTGTCACCGCTGGCTTGGTTACCTATTGTCACCATGGTCGTCAGTGCTACCTATGTGAGTGACGATCCCATGTTCGCGAAATCGTTCGTCAATTCACTACTTACCGTAGCGTTATGTAGTTTGTGGCCAACGTTAATTAACACGGCAGTTGGGGTCACTAGTGTCGACAAGGATCTTGTTAATGTCAGTCGAGTATTGCAACTTTCATGGTGGCAGCACATTCGAGTGATCGTCCTTCCGTCTGCTATTCCGATGATTTTTACAGGCCTGAGGCTATCTCTTGGTATCGCATGGATGGTGCTGATTGCAGCCGAAATGTTGGCGCAAAATCCCGGCCTTGGAAAATTTGTCTGGGATGAGTTTCAAAATGGCAGTTCTGCTTCATTAGGGCGAATTATGGTCGCGGTCATCACCATTGGCTTTATTGGCTTACTGCTCGATCGCGGCATGTTACAGCTACAGAAATGGCTCTCTTGGAACAAACAGCAGGCATTGAGATAA
- a CDS encoding nitrous oxide-stimulated promoter family protein, producing the protein MIVSDILQGKLRIEFKTVSAMVAIYCHAHHATKQGLCQECKTLLDYAETRLDRCPYGQQKPTCNQCPIHCYKPEQKEQMRQVMRFSGPRMLLPHPILAIRHLLHEKKPVPDKPMPNASNRHVRKKAK; encoded by the coding sequence GTGATCGTATCGGATATTCTTCAAGGGAAACTTCGTATTGAGTTTAAAACAGTCAGTGCGATGGTCGCGATATACTGCCATGCACATCATGCAACGAAACAGGGCTTATGCCAAGAATGTAAAACGCTATTAGACTATGCAGAGACTCGCTTAGACCGTTGCCCTTATGGACAACAGAAACCGACCTGTAATCAATGCCCAATTCATTGCTATAAGCCCGAGCAGAAAGAACAAATGCGCCAAGTTATGCGTTTCTCAGGGCCGAGAATGTTATTGCCTCATCCGATTTTAGCCATTCGCCATTTGTTACATGAAAAGAAACCAGTTCCGGATAAGCCTATGCCGAATGCATCAAACCGACATGTAAGAAAGAAAGCTAAGTAG
- a CDS encoding ketoacyl-ACP synthase III, whose translation MKNFYAEITGWGKCLPPATLSNEDLSTFLDTSDEWIRTRTGIENRRISHVNTSDMATVAAKHALACAGITAEEVDLIIIATCSPDSLIPNTASKVSQNLGIKAAAAFDLNAACTGFVYGLETATRLMQSGNYRNAIVVGAERLSFFIDWTKRDTAVLFGDGAGAAVLSRTEQKVGLQEAQLGCDSAGRDILAVPKFGTSMDRFAADNGHWDFNFVGKEIFKRAVKGMGAAAQSVLARSELSTDDVDVVIPHQANIRIIQTLCDLSGISQDKAFVNIHNYGNTSAATVPIALCEALEQGKVKPGDDLLLAAFGAGLTWGAGHIKWGERVTALGQSDAALPECKSTALELLANAIEHCKKGA comes from the coding sequence ATGAAAAATTTCTATGCGGAAATTACTGGCTGGGGCAAGTGCCTACCCCCAGCGACGCTCTCCAATGAAGACTTAAGCACTTTTTTAGATACCTCCGATGAGTGGATTCGCACGCGAACGGGCATAGAGAACCGCCGTATTAGTCACGTAAATACCTCTGATATGGCGACAGTGGCGGCAAAGCACGCGTTAGCTTGCGCAGGTATTACGGCAGAAGAGGTCGATTTGATTATAATCGCGACTTGTTCTCCTGACTCATTGATTCCTAATACCGCATCTAAGGTTTCTCAGAACTTAGGTATCAAAGCGGCAGCAGCTTTTGATCTCAATGCTGCATGTACAGGATTTGTGTACGGGTTAGAAACCGCAACACGACTAATGCAATCTGGCAATTACCGAAACGCCATTGTTGTTGGTGCAGAGCGACTGTCGTTCTTTATCGATTGGACTAAGCGTGATACCGCGGTGTTGTTTGGTGATGGTGCTGGTGCAGCGGTCCTTAGCCGCACGGAGCAAAAAGTCGGTCTGCAAGAAGCGCAATTAGGGTGTGATTCTGCGGGGCGTGACATTCTTGCTGTACCAAAATTTGGTACCTCAATGGATCGCTTTGCTGCCGACAATGGGCATTGGGATTTCAACTTTGTTGGTAAAGAAATCTTTAAGCGTGCCGTGAAAGGTATGGGCGCCGCTGCTCAAAGTGTCCTTGCGCGCAGTGAACTCTCGACAGACGACGTTGATGTGGTGATCCCACACCAAGCGAATATTCGTATTATCCAAACTTTGTGTGATCTATCAGGTATTAGCCAAGATAAGGCGTTTGTGAATATTCACAATTACGGCAATACCTCTGCCGCAACAGTGCCAATTGCACTTTGTGAAGCGCTTGAGCAAGGTAAGGTTAAGCCAGGAGACGATCTATTACTCGCGGCCTTTGGTGCTGGCCTCACATGGGGCGCTGGTCATATCAAATGGGGCGAACGAGTGACGGCTCTTGGTCAAAGTGATGCTGCTCTACCTGAGTGTAAGAGCACGGCGCTAGAATTACTTGCTAACGCTATCGAGCATTGCAAGAAAGGTGCGTAA
- a CDS encoding MFS transporter, which produces MENTLAPTPKARISVPVIALALYAVASGYLMSLIPLMLGEYGLDNSLASWLASVFYAGLLIGAVGVEPIVKKVGHRNAFVWCLVTFMVTIMILPLAPYSAVWIIARLVAGMAVAGVFVIVESWLLHGDESARAKRLGLYMGALYGGSALGQLGIGVIGISGGVPFITIITLLILAVVVLLFGESDQPQSEHSESLSLKQISKLNHAAIIGCIVSGLTLGAIYGLMPVELFARGIAHSDIGSLMAVVILGGMAVQPVVPWLSKYLGRTLLMALFCLLGVAAITFTTLVTGIQALAAGLFFLGVATFALYPVAINLGCDKLDASYIVSATQVMLFSYSIGSVAGPVVADSFMSGAQGLMGYLFAALLATCIYMLIASIKTKRQAIAGE; this is translated from the coding sequence TTGGAAAATACCCTTGCACCAACACCGAAAGCTCGCATTTCTGTACCTGTAATTGCGCTAGCTCTATATGCGGTCGCATCGGGGTATTTAATGAGTCTGATTCCTTTAATGCTTGGCGAATACGGCCTAGATAATTCTCTTGCAAGCTGGCTTGCAAGCGTGTTTTACGCTGGTCTTCTCATCGGCGCAGTGGGTGTAGAGCCAATTGTAAAAAAAGTCGGACACCGTAATGCATTCGTCTGGTGTTTAGTGACATTCATGGTAACCATCATGATTTTGCCTCTAGCTCCTTATTCAGCTGTCTGGATTATTGCGCGCTTAGTAGCGGGTATGGCAGTCGCTGGCGTATTTGTTATCGTTGAATCTTGGTTGCTTCATGGTGATGAATCCGCACGAGCAAAGCGCTTAGGTCTGTACATGGGTGCACTGTATGGCGGTAGCGCATTAGGACAACTGGGTATCGGCGTAATTGGTATTTCTGGTGGCGTTCCTTTTATCACCATTATTACCTTGTTGATTTTAGCTGTCGTGGTACTACTGTTTGGCGAAAGTGATCAGCCACAAAGCGAGCACAGTGAGTCTTTATCACTAAAACAGATCAGTAAACTGAATCACGCTGCAATCATCGGTTGTATTGTTTCAGGTTTAACCTTAGGCGCTATCTACGGATTAATGCCAGTCGAACTGTTTGCTCGTGGTATAGCTCACAGCGACATTGGCAGCCTAATGGCAGTGGTTATCTTAGGTGGTATGGCGGTGCAGCCTGTCGTTCCTTGGCTATCTAAATACTTAGGTCGCACATTACTGATGGCACTGTTTTGCCTACTCGGCGTAGCTGCAATTACATTTACGACATTAGTCACTGGCATCCAAGCACTTGCGGCTGGACTGTTCTTCTTAGGCGTTGCAACATTTGCGCTTTACCCTGTTGCAATCAACCTTGGTTGTGACAAGTTGGATGCGAGCTACATAGTTTCAGCGACTCAAGTTATGCTGTTTAGCTACAGTATCGGTTCTGTTGCTGGTCCTGTCGTGGCAGACAGTTTCATGTCAGGCGCACAAGGTTTGATGGGCTACTTGTTTGCAGCTCTACTCGCAACTTGCATCTACATGTTGATAGCAAGCATTAAGACCAAGCGACAAGCTATCGCTGGAGAATAA